In one window of Musa acuminata AAA Group cultivar baxijiao chromosome BXJ3-2, Cavendish_Baxijiao_AAA, whole genome shotgun sequence DNA:
- the LOC103969506 gene encoding uncharacterized protein LOC103969506 — translation MAVAKIPSLPLFFPIQNPNLKPYRRLLPLDLSSRSPRSLEVQCAKRAGKQRYPSEKKKLQRITRTLRESDIKNREDGFWRLSMLGVPAHKDPGKDFTGVSLPLLEAIAKVLKFPVAAMLPQEAFSVVRKSFDARKVLKEAEFVYTVDMDIKKLLNLEPRTWDFVARLEPKLGVVEYMSTAKQPSDLVSILHDSRQVQDEVVQEDMFETQNKSLNKVLPKRPKIAVIGSGPSGLFASLVLGELGAEVTLIERGQPVEKRGRDIGALVVRRVLQSESNFCFGEGGAGTWSDGKLVTRIGKNSNGVQAVMKTLVQFGAPANILVDGKPHLGTDRLVPLLRNFRQHLKGLGVDIKFSTRLNDLIVENRQVVGVQVSDASHSPDFDNQELLCDGVVLAVGHSARDVYQMLLQHDVELVPKDFAVGLRIEHPQELINRIQYSALATEVCNGRGRVPVADYKVVKYVNGDHDGTTGIGDSFRSCYSFCMCPGGQVVLTSTNPLELCINGMSFSKRASRWANSALVVTVSSNDFDSFRAHGPLAGLEFQREFERRAAVMGGGNFVVPAQTVPDFLDNKLSETPLPPSSYRLGVHASKLHELFPSRITEALQQSIVMFDKELPGFISKDALLHGVETRTSSPVQVSRHADTYESTSLGRLYPIGEGAGYAGGIVSAAVDGMYCGFAVAKTLGLYRGDIESVLGRAHQNTGFVKY, via the exons ATGGCTGTCGCCAAGATTCCGTCCCTCCCTCTGTTCTTTCCCATCCAAAACCCTAACCTTAAGCCCTACCGCAGGCTTCTCCCTCTCGATCTCTCGTCCCGTTCTCCGAGAAGCCTAGAGGTGCAATGCGCGAAGCGGGCGGGGAAGCAGCGATACCCCTCGGAGAAAAAGAAGCTACAGAGGATCACCCGAACCCTCCGCGAATCCGACATCAAGAACCGGGAGGACGGTTTCTGGAGGCTCTCTATGCTCGGCGTGCCCGCGCACAAGGACCCCGGGAAGGACTTCACCGGCGTCTCCCTCCCGCTTCTTGAGGCCATTGCCAAAGTCCTCAAGTTCCCG GTTGCTGCAATGTTACCTCAAGAAGCCTTTTCTGTTGTCAGGAAATCCTTTGATGCAAGAAAG GTGCTGAAGGAAGCTGAGTTTGTGTACACAGTGGACATGGACATTAAGAAACTTTTGAATCTGGAGCCTCGTACATGGGACTTTGTTGCTAGATTAGAACCTAAACTTGGGGTTGTAGAATATATGTCAACAGCAAAACAGCCTAGTGATTTGGTCAGCATTTTGCATGATTCAAGACAAGTCCAGGATGAAGTTGTCCAAGAAGATATGTTTGAAACTCAGAACAAAAGCTTGAACAAGGTTCTGCCTAAGAGACCAAAAATTGCAGTTATTGGCAGTGGACCATCGGGCTTATTTGCTTCTCTTGTTCTTGGGGAGCTTGGTGCTGAAGTGACTTTGATAGAAAGGGGTCAACCAGTTGAGAAAAGAGGGCGTGATATTGGCGCTTTGGTTGTGAGGAGGGTTCTACAATCAGAAAGTAACTTTTGTTTTGGAGAG GGTGGTGCAGGTACATGGAGTGATGGGAAGCTTGTTACAAGAATCGGAAAGAATAGCAATGGTGTCCAAGCT GTAATGAAGACTTTAGTTCAGTTTGGAGCCCCTGCAAATATCTTGGTCGATGGGAAGCCTCATTTGGGAACTGATAGATTAGTTCCATTGTTACGCAACTTTCGCCAGCATCTCAAAGGGTTGGGT GTTGATATAAAGTTCAGCACTAGATTGAATGATCTTATCGTGGAAAACAGGCAAGTGGTGGGAGTCCAAGTTTCTGATGCATCACATAGTCCTGATTTTGACAATCAAGAATTATTGTGTGATGGAGTTGTTCTGGCAGTGGGTCACTCAGCACGCGATGTATATCAGATGCTGCTTCAGCATGATGTAGAGTTGGTCCCCAAAGATTTTGCT GTTGGCTTGCGAATTGAGCATCCACAAGAACTTATTAATAGAATTCAG TACTCTGCATTGGCTACCGAAGTTTGTAATGGGCGTGGAAGAGTACCTGTTGCAGACTACAAAGTAGTGAAGTATGTCAATGGAGATCATGATGGGACTACTGGAATAGGGGATTCATTTCGTAGCTGTTATTCATTCTGCATGTGTCCAGGTGGACAG GTTGTTCTAACTAGCACAAATCCATTAGAGCTGTGTATCAATGGCATGTCGTTCTCTAAACGTGCATCAAGATGGGCAAATTCGGCACTAGTTGTCACGGTTTCTTCAAATGATTTTGATAGCTTCAGAGCCCATGGGCCTCTTGCTGGTCTTGAGTTTCag AGGGAGTTCGAAAGAAGGGCTGCTGTAATGGGGGGAGGGAACTTTGTTGTCCCTGCACAAACTGTCCCTGATTTTCTTGACAATAAACTGTCAG AAACACCTCTACCACCATCAAGCTACCGCCTGGGTGTTCATGCGTCAAAACTTCATGAGCTCTTCCCGTCTCGCATAACAGAAGCTTTACAGCAGTCGATAGTGATGTTTGACAAAGAG CTGccaggctttatttccaaagatgcTCTTCTTCATGGTGTAGAG ACGAGGACGAGCTCGCCGGTTCAGGTATCGCGTCATGCAGACACCTACGAGAGCACGTCACTTGGAAGGTTGTACCCGATTGGTGAAGGCGCAGGGTATGCCGGGGGGATCGTCAGCGCTGCCGTCGATGGTATGTACTGTGGGTTTGCAGTGGCCAAAACGCTTGGCTTGTATCGGGGCGACATAGAATCAGTGCTGGGTAGAGCTCACCAGAACACAGGGTTTGTCAAGTActga
- the LOC135632071 gene encoding transcription factor MYBC1-like, with protein MREEEETSWFARWEEQLPSPEELMPLWQTLITPNLAVAFNIPVAGAPGGNENPGLPLHHPRPPAAFPHPPNPSDLEPSDLNSDSAAAPGGDEPARTLKRPRLVWTPQLHKRFVDAVAHLGIKNAVPKTIMQLMSVDGLTRENVASHLQKYRLYLKRMQGLATSGGGAGSGPISAADAATDQLFASAPVPHHFLSRGPVAGPEPFPPYVPMPALQHHQQIAAAMQQQQYYHQRHLGHFGSPTGGRGFDQGFLNRAVPQSGMHQMLAPAPGMGLMQLSSPRAASFVDDSEPAGREGSGERKVLTLFPTGED; from the coding sequence atgagggaggaggaagagacgAGCTGGTTCGCTCGCTGGGAGGAACAGCTGCCGTCGCCCGAGGAGCTCATGCCGTTGTGGCAGACCCTCATCACCCCCAACCTCGCCGTCGCCTTCAACATACCCGTCGCCGGCGCCCCCGGCGGCAACGAGAACCCCGGACTCCCCCTCCACCACCCCCGGCCCCCGGCCGCCTTCCCCCACCCCCCGAATCCCTCCGATCTCGAGCCCTCCGACCTCAACTCCGACTCCGCTGCCGCTCCCGGGGGCGACGAGCCGGCGCGGACCCTCAAGCGGCCCCGCCTCGTCTGGACGCCGCAGCTTCACAAGCGGTTCGTCGACGCCGTCGCCCACCTCGGGATCAAGAACGCCGTCCCCAAGACCATAATGCAGCTGATGAGCGTCGACGGCCTGACCCGCGAGAACGTCGCCAGCCACCTCCAGAAGTACCGCCTCTACCTCAAGCGCATGCAGGGCCTTGCAACCTCCGGCGGTGGCGCCGGCAGTGGGCCGATCTCCGCCGCCGACGCCGCCACCGACCAGCTCTTTGCGAGCGCCCCGGTGCCCCACCATTTCCTCAGCCGCGGGCCCGTCGCGGGCCCCGAGCCCTTCCCGCCGTACGTGCCGATGCCCGCCCTGCAGCACCACCAGCAGATCGCGGCCGccatgcagcagcagcagtactACCATCAGAGGCATCTTGGGCATTTTGGATCGCCAACCGGGGGCAGAGGTTTTGACCAAGGGTTCCTAAATCGGGCGGTGCCCCAGTCGGGGATGCATCAGATGCTAGCACCGGCACCGGGGATGGGGTTGATGCAATTGTCGTCCCCACGAGCAGCGTCGTTCGTTGATGATTCGGAGCCTGCCGGAAGGGAAGGCAGTGGTGAGAGGAAGGTGCTAACGCTTTTCCCGACCGGTGAGGACTGA